Proteins from a genomic interval of Lacticaseibacillus pabuli:
- a CDS encoding methionine ABC transporter permease, which translates to MSLIEKFFPNVVPLWSGPDGVVDAINQTLYMTFWTTLIAGLIGLVLGIALLLTDEKGLLANGPFYSVLDKLVNVFRSIPFIILLAVLNGVTHWIVHTGIGPTAALVPLIAGAAPFYARQVQNALLTVDPGVVEAAQAMGLSPMAIVFRVYLREGLSELIRVSVLTIISIIGLTAMAGAIGGGGLGNLAINTGYLRYQNDVIWVSLIFIMILVFAVQFIGDFLARKTQH; encoded by the coding sequence ATGAGTTTAATTGAGAAATTCTTCCCAAACGTCGTGCCGTTGTGGAGCGGTCCAGACGGGGTCGTTGATGCGATTAACCAGACGCTGTACATGACGTTCTGGACAACCTTGATTGCTGGCCTGATTGGATTGGTACTGGGTATTGCATTGCTGCTAACGGACGAGAAGGGCTTGCTCGCTAACGGCCCGTTCTACTCCGTCCTGGACAAACTGGTTAACGTCTTCCGTTCCATTCCGTTTATCATCTTGCTGGCGGTTTTGAACGGTGTGACGCACTGGATTGTGCACACGGGGATTGGGCCCACTGCTGCGTTGGTGCCACTGATTGCTGGTGCAGCGCCATTCTACGCGCGCCAAGTCCAGAACGCTCTGCTGACAGTTGACCCAGGGGTTGTTGAGGCAGCCCAGGCGATGGGCCTGTCACCAATGGCCATTGTTTTCCGCGTGTACTTGCGTGAAGGCTTGTCAGAACTGATTCGTGTCTCCGTTCTGACGATTATCAGTATCATCGGACTGACCGCGATGGCTGGTGCTATCGGTGGTGGTGGTCTTGGTAATTTGGCCATCAATACGGGTTACCTGCGTTACCAGAATGATGTCATCTGGGTATCCTTGATTTTCATCATGATTCTGGTCTTCGCCGTGCAGTTCATTGGGGACTTCTTGGCTCGGAAGACGCAGCATTAA
- a CDS encoding ArgE/DapE family deacylase: protein MNEQTEFLTQLIQTDTQNGNEAAVAKLLAAKLDEHGIASQQLPYAPGRNNLIAELNPDVSGKTLVLSGHQDTVAIGDRDKWTHDPLGAEIVDGKLYGRGAADMKSGLAAMVFSLIRLKESGFAGHVRFMATIGEEYGAMGARQLTTNGYADDIDGLVIGEPTMPNIIFAHSGSFNYKIKAYGKSVHSSRPEKGINALELLTDYVVAERHAFDDAPEDPVLGPIVHSVTIAKVGGQVNTIPDYGEVAGNIRPVSTFNNAQVIARLKGVVAKLNAHSQGRLEFELTHSFVPVKTSEKSPLVTAADQAIASVTGQQAPHDIIHGATDASEFTKSVNHFDTIIYGPGAWTMAHMDNEFVPLADFEQAIQIYEQIARNFCA from the coding sequence ATGAATGAACAAACCGAATTTCTCACGCAACTGATCCAGACCGACACGCAAAATGGCAACGAGGCGGCCGTCGCCAAGCTGTTAGCCGCCAAACTGGATGAACATGGGATAGCCAGTCAACAATTGCCCTATGCCCCCGGTCGCAATAACCTGATTGCAGAGCTCAATCCAGACGTGTCTGGCAAGACGCTCGTATTATCTGGCCATCAGGATACCGTTGCGATTGGTGACCGTGATAAATGGACGCATGATCCACTCGGCGCCGAGATTGTTGACGGTAAGCTTTACGGCCGCGGTGCCGCCGACATGAAGAGCGGTCTGGCCGCCATGGTATTCTCGCTCATCCGTCTCAAGGAGAGTGGCTTTGCCGGCCACGTTCGCTTTATGGCCACGATTGGTGAAGAATACGGCGCAATGGGCGCACGGCAACTCACCACGAACGGTTACGCCGACGACATCGACGGTCTCGTCATTGGCGAGCCCACCATGCCGAACATCATCTTCGCCCACAGTGGTAGCTTCAACTACAAAATCAAGGCATACGGCAAGTCCGTCCATTCCTCGCGTCCGGAAAAAGGCATTAACGCCCTGGAACTCCTTACTGATTACGTTGTTGCCGAACGCCACGCTTTTGATGACGCACCAGAAGACCCCGTCCTGGGACCTATCGTGCATTCAGTCACCATCGCCAAAGTCGGCGGCCAAGTGAACACCATCCCCGATTACGGCGAGGTCGCGGGTAACATCCGCCCCGTCAGCACCTTCAACAACGCGCAAGTTATCGCACGGCTGAAGGGAGTGGTCGCCAAACTCAACGCACATTCGCAGGGTCGCCTTGAATTCGAGCTCACCCATTCCTTTGTGCCGGTGAAGACAAGTGAGAAGAGTCCGTTGGTTACTGCGGCAGACCAAGCCATCGCGAGTGTAACCGGGCAACAAGCGCCACACGATATCATCCACGGTGCCACGGACGCGAGCGAGTTTACGAAGTCCGTCAACCACTTCGACACCATCATTTACGGCCCCGGCGCCTGGACAATGGCGCACATGGATAATGAATTTGTCCCGCTGGCCGACTTTGAACAGGCCATCCAGATTTACGAACAGATTGCCCGTAATTTCTGCGCCTAA
- a CDS encoding FtsW/RodA/SpoVE family cell cycle protein, translating into MTIMLLGLIGMAAIYMAVANDSTPRSAIKAVLMQVVWFGIGSVGVIFVMRFDAEQLWRIAPYLFALGIFLLIAVLVFYDRGVAAKTGAKSWFRLGPITFQPSEVMKPAFVLMMSRVVTLHNSSTPHTTANDWRLIGKMLMWTAPVAALLLLQHDLGTMLVFLAMFAGIVLVSGITWKIIAPIGGGALLIGGGALYMAMVPWGREVLRVFGFKAYQFARIQSWMNPSGATSGDSYQIWQAMKAIGSGQMTGTGLGNLKVVVPVQESDMIFSVIGETMGFVGAAALILLYFLLIYQMIRVTFETKNEFYAYISTGVIMMILFHVLENIGMNIGLLPLTGIPLPFVSQGGSFLLANMLSVGMVLSMRYHHQSYMFTREQEFTSPQPKQ; encoded by the coding sequence ATGACGATTATGCTGCTGGGGCTCATCGGGATGGCCGCTATCTACATGGCGGTTGCCAACGATAGTACCCCGCGGTCCGCAATTAAGGCGGTCCTGATGCAGGTCGTTTGGTTTGGCATCGGGAGCGTGGGCGTGATTTTCGTCATGCGCTTTGATGCAGAACAACTCTGGCGCATTGCACCGTATCTGTTCGCACTGGGCATATTCCTGCTCATCGCGGTTTTGGTTTTCTATGATCGCGGTGTAGCAGCCAAAACTGGGGCCAAATCATGGTTCAGACTGGGACCCATTACCTTCCAGCCTAGTGAGGTGATGAAGCCGGCGTTCGTCTTGATGATGAGCCGGGTCGTCACCTTGCACAACAGCTCGACGCCGCACACAACGGCGAACGACTGGCGTCTCATCGGCAAGATGCTGATGTGGACGGCACCTGTTGCGGCATTGCTATTGCTCCAGCATGACTTGGGGACGATGTTAGTCTTCCTGGCCATGTTTGCCGGCATTGTCCTGGTTTCGGGTATTACCTGGAAAATCATCGCCCCAATCGGTGGTGGTGCACTGCTGATTGGTGGCGGCGCGCTCTACATGGCGATGGTACCGTGGGGCCGTGAAGTTTTGCGGGTCTTCGGATTTAAAGCCTATCAGTTCGCGCGTATCCAATCGTGGATGAACCCATCTGGGGCCACGAGCGGGGATTCCTACCAAATTTGGCAGGCGATGAAAGCGATTGGCTCCGGTCAGATGACCGGAACGGGACTCGGTAACTTAAAGGTCGTCGTGCCTGTTCAGGAATCTGACATGATCTTCTCCGTCATTGGGGAAACGATGGGCTTTGTGGGAGCAGCTGCATTGATTCTGCTGTACTTCCTGCTCATCTACCAAATGATTCGGGTCACGTTTGAAACCAAAAACGAGTTTTACGCCTACATCTCAACGGGGGTCATCATGATGATTCTCTTCCACGTACTGGAAAACATTGGGATGAACATCGGGCTCTTGCCACTGACGGGGATTCCACTGCCGTTCGTGAGTCAAGGGGGCTCGTTCCTGCTGGCGAATATGCTGTCGGTAGGGATGGTGCTATCGATGAGGTATCACCACCAGAGCTACATGTTTACCCGTGAACAAGAATTCACGAGTCCACAACCTAAACAGTAA
- a CDS encoding MetQ/NlpA family ABC transporter substrate-binding protein, which translates to MKKHALTLGLTAFALALTLAACGTKKTSDQAKTTTVKIGIIGSDKRIWNPIATKLKKQDINLQIVSFADYNKPNQALVDGDIDLNAFQHQYFLNNWNKSHKQNLKSIGETVLAPLKVYSDNIKNIHDLKKGDEVTVPNDPTNEGRALQLLETAGLIKLDKAALPTTHDIKTNKRGLKITAIDASQTARSLKSAAVAVVNDGVAVDAGLKPSQAIYTEKITAKSKPWINIIVAKNSQKNNKVYKKIVKAFQTKETEKNIKKVYKGNEIAAWNHKF; encoded by the coding sequence ATGAAGAAACACGCATTGACCCTTGGCCTCACCGCCTTCGCATTAGCTTTAACCCTGGCCGCTTGTGGCACGAAAAAAACGAGCGATCAGGCTAAGACAACCACCGTTAAGATTGGGATCATTGGCAGTGACAAGCGCATTTGGAACCCAATCGCGACAAAGCTCAAGAAGCAGGACATCAACCTGCAAATTGTCAGTTTTGCCGATTACAACAAGCCAAACCAGGCGCTGGTCGATGGTGACATTGATCTCAACGCCTTCCAGCACCAGTACTTCCTCAACAACTGGAACAAGAGCCACAAGCAAAACCTTAAGTCTATCGGCGAAACGGTGCTCGCACCACTCAAGGTCTACTCGGACAACATCAAGAACATCCACGACCTGAAAAAGGGCGATGAAGTCACCGTACCAAACGACCCAACCAACGAAGGCCGTGCCTTACAGCTGCTTGAGACTGCTGGCCTGATCAAGCTTGATAAGGCCGCATTGCCAACAACACACGATATCAAGACCAACAAGCGCGGCCTTAAGATTACCGCGATTGACGCTTCACAAACAGCTCGGTCCCTGAAGTCAGCTGCCGTAGCCGTTGTGAACGATGGGGTGGCGGTCGATGCCGGTTTGAAGCCTAGCCAGGCTATCTACACCGAGAAGATTACTGCAAAGAGCAAGCCTTGGATCAACATTATCGTGGCGAAGAATTCGCAGAAGAACAATAAGGTCTACAAGAAGATCGTGAAGGCCTTCCAAACCAAGGAAACCGAGAAGAACATTAAGAAGGTTTATAAGGGTAACGAAATCGCCGCGTGGAACCACAAGTTTTAA
- a CDS encoding GNAT family N-acetyltransferase, with protein MDLRLKKLNAKDTQREYEFFQTMPVVSDFSVNYRGWSFDDFATQAIPDRLLAANGYGLPAGYVPETYYFLWADNLIVGLFKLHHQLNDRLRSGLGHIRYGILPDFRGRHFATRGLNMMLPIAALTLPAGEREALLTCSRDNEAALQVMRRSGAAISVTDAQHYYVKLELPERR; from the coding sequence ATGGATTTACGGTTGAAGAAATTGAACGCTAAGGATACGCAACGTGAGTATGAGTTCTTTCAAACGATGCCGGTGGTGAGCGATTTTTCAGTGAATTACCGCGGCTGGTCGTTTGATGATTTTGCAACGCAAGCCATCCCAGATCGTCTGCTGGCCGCAAATGGCTATGGGCTACCCGCTGGTTATGTTCCTGAGACCTATTACTTCCTATGGGCAGACAACCTGATTGTCGGATTGTTCAAACTGCACCACCAGCTGAACGACCGTCTTCGCAGTGGCCTAGGTCACATCCGTTATGGCATTTTGCCTGACTTTCGCGGGCGTCATTTTGCCACGCGGGGGCTAAACATGATGCTGCCGATTGCGGCGCTCACCTTGCCCGCAGGTGAGCGGGAGGCACTTCTGACCTGCAGTCGGGATAATGAGGCGGCCTTGCAAGTGATGCGGCGCAGCGGGGCCGCAATTAGTGTGACGGACGCACAGCACTACTATGTGAAGCTTGAATTGCCTGAACGCCGCTAA
- the yidD gene encoding membrane protein insertion efficiency factor YidD, with product MRRIFIACIRFYQKFISPLFPPSCRYYPTCSAYAVTAIEKHGVIAGTIMGAARILRCNPFVKGGYDPVPDYFTLRRNREPEESR from the coding sequence ATGCGGCGGATTTTTATTGCATGCATTCGGTTTTACCAGAAGTTCATTTCACCACTGTTCCCACCATCCTGCCGTTATTACCCGACCTGCAGCGCGTATGCAGTGACCGCAATAGAAAAGCACGGTGTGATTGCGGGGACCATCATGGGTGCGGCGCGTATTTTGCGGTGCAACCCCTTTGTTAAGGGCGGCTATGACCCAGTTCCTGATTACTTCACGCTACGGCGGAATCGGGAACCAGAGGAGTCGCGTTAA
- a CDS encoding DNA-directed RNA polymerase subunit beta produces the protein MDELKRVLKRIGIILLVCLAVVIVGTMIGYGVGGGNPFAVFLPRTWSHIFDFMR, from the coding sequence ATGGACGAGCTCAAACGCGTACTTAAACGAATCGGCATTATCCTGCTCGTCTGCCTAGCCGTGGTTATCGTTGGAACGATGATAGGTTACGGGGTTGGCGGCGGGAACCCATTTGCGGTGTTCTTGCCCCGCACCTGGAGCCATATTTTCGATTTTATGAGGTAG
- a CDS encoding MucBP domain-containing protein — protein MRIVNEKKHYKMYKAGKRWLISAIAVGSIATGLGLAGQHAYADDTGVQEPTSAQSENTENPTTHEATSTSNAETNLDANGSQTGNAATDVGAANRPTDELNPTTGSTPAANIGIKPDAHDGNPANEPTTGTTNAQQSPEQGPVPQAPTAQPQQPRPQRPVTQAAPTPSPVPAPVPGSQPGSLPDPTQQEPQPNITATVSNTPIDPATMTNTVAAKNVFNMAISPNYQWTYNHVALSQLGHQSWAGAEYANAIPEDAAGQDPHTGKWYIDEWMPDGAMQYLVYTQSPALQQKYPTFNQFTNEGTKADLQSLTSFGLDDFQQTKNDPTNMGAALFPGYQAMMGLYSLQGLQYAKNVTSIDLVPDGYLNNLTWGTEVKNGNLYDISALKDMPQLQTVTIHSASIMDVTPLANNQNLTKISLSYNQVFDKSPLATDKNPQLDLSTGFDHQNVVLNPIVLSNRTQSYVTPSFVVTTLDKDNVPTTAFGATLMDWYGDLYPSTALGGNLAPTTLGWTNILQNPTNDFGTFTSNWADPNSDFSGWIVQPYVLAANVGNVSVNYALLQPNHRQSVVMPSNMLHGNTGSAFDISDDPDVNQAMNSILTNLGYTFTGDVLNGSGLMSDFLANNGRAQPTSLTGQYTDDPQNITLLFTAPWNLNLSYVAYDRSTGATTALRNENGQALNYSVTTTIDKDVPVQPLIRAIPNYSYYAIRTSTDGSTWQDVPAGTTSLPFVGTTQFIQVMYVQAGAEVTPQPATLTVHYVDEGGVTVRPDDVLNSDVGNAYNVTAPDVPDYVLVRTVAPTTATVVNLKQVTGQLQQPVEVLTFVYKQVDTGTTNPGTPTGPTGPTTPTNPVGPTTPTTPVTPTTPVTPTTPITPTTPVTPAHPVAPTTPSKPVTPDHGGLPATGGKLTRQHEASDQPQQTAPVREAELAENRGNVLTAKQPQHTQQAELPQTGDASQSGLVALGLAMVGSLFGFAGMRKRHN, from the coding sequence ATGCGAATTGTTAATGAGAAGAAGCATTATAAGATGTACAAGGCCGGTAAACGCTGGTTGATTAGCGCAATTGCGGTTGGAAGTATCGCCACCGGTCTGGGTTTGGCGGGACAACACGCCTATGCGGATGACACTGGTGTGCAAGAGCCAACATCTGCGCAGTCGGAAAACACGGAAAATCCGACGACGCATGAGGCAACATCAACGTCAAATGCAGAGACTAATCTGGACGCGAATGGCAGTCAGACTGGCAACGCCGCGACGGATGTGGGCGCGGCAAACAGGCCAACTGATGAGTTAAATCCAACGACAGGTTCGACGCCAGCTGCCAACATCGGTATCAAACCAGACGCCCACGATGGCAACCCGGCGAATGAACCGACAACCGGAACGACGAACGCTCAACAATCTCCTGAACAGGGGCCTGTGCCGCAAGCACCAACAGCGCAACCACAACAGCCAAGGCCTCAGCGTCCGGTAACTCAGGCGGCACCGACACCTAGTCCAGTTCCTGCTCCTGTTCCAGGTTCACAGCCCGGTTCGCTGCCAGATCCCACGCAACAGGAACCGCAACCTAATATCACAGCGACGGTTTCGAACACGCCCATTGACCCAGCAACAATGACGAACACAGTCGCGGCAAAGAATGTTTTCAACATGGCGATTAGTCCTAACTATCAATGGACTTACAACCATGTTGCCCTATCCCAATTAGGGCATCAATCATGGGCAGGCGCGGAATACGCAAATGCCATTCCTGAAGATGCTGCGGGTCAGGATCCACATACGGGTAAGTGGTACATCGATGAATGGATGCCTGATGGTGCAATGCAATATCTCGTATACACACAGTCACCGGCGCTACAGCAAAAATACCCGACGTTTAATCAATTTACGAATGAGGGGACAAAGGCTGACTTGCAGTCCCTGACTAGTTTCGGCCTGGATGATTTTCAGCAAACCAAAAATGATCCGACAAATATGGGTGCCGCCCTTTTCCCCGGCTATCAGGCAATGATGGGGTTGTATTCTTTGCAAGGGTTACAGTACGCGAAAAACGTGACCAGCATCGACCTTGTCCCGGATGGATATTTGAATAATCTGACGTGGGGAACTGAGGTAAAAAACGGTAATCTGTACGACATCTCCGCACTCAAAGACATGCCACAGCTGCAAACCGTTACGATTCACAGCGCATCAATCATGGATGTCACGCCGCTTGCGAATAACCAGAACCTGACGAAAATCAGCCTTAGTTATAATCAAGTTTTCGATAAATCACCCTTAGCGACGGACAAAAATCCGCAACTTGATTTGAGCACTGGTTTTGACCATCAGAACGTCGTCTTGAATCCGATTGTGCTGTCAAACCGCACCCAATCATACGTGACGCCATCCTTTGTGGTGACAACGTTGGATAAGGATAATGTGCCCACGACAGCTTTCGGCGCAACACTTATGGATTGGTATGGGGATTTGTACCCAAGCACTGCATTGGGCGGTAATTTGGCGCCCACGACGTTAGGATGGACGAACATCCTACAAAACCCAACTAATGATTTTGGAACATTCACCTCAAACTGGGCTGACCCGAACAGTGACTTTTCAGGTTGGATTGTGCAGCCATATGTCCTAGCTGCCAATGTTGGCAATGTCAGTGTGAACTACGCGCTGTTGCAGCCAAATCATCGTCAATCCGTTGTGATGCCTAGCAATATGCTACACGGAAATACCGGGTCTGCATTTGATATCTCTGATGACCCGGACGTTAATCAGGCAATGAACAGTATCCTAACCAATCTGGGCTATACCTTCACCGGTGATGTGTTGAACGGTAGTGGTCTGATGAGCGATTTCCTCGCGAATAACGGCCGGGCACAACCCACGTCGTTAACCGGACAATATACGGATGATCCACAAAATATCACCTTACTGTTCACCGCACCATGGAACCTGAACCTGTCCTACGTTGCTTATGACAGAAGCACTGGCGCCACAACTGCACTTCGAAATGAAAACGGACAGGCCCTAAATTATTCAGTGACGACGACCATCGATAAGGATGTGCCTGTGCAACCACTAATCCGCGCAATTCCAAATTACAGTTATTACGCTATCCGCACGAGTACTGATGGTAGTACATGGCAGGATGTTCCAGCGGGCACGACTAGCTTGCCGTTTGTAGGGACGACGCAATTCATTCAAGTCATGTACGTCCAAGCTGGGGCAGAAGTCACACCACAACCTGCAACTTTGACGGTCCACTACGTCGATGAAGGCGGCGTGACCGTGCGTCCGGACGACGTGCTGAATAGTGATGTGGGCAACGCGTATAACGTCACCGCGCCAGATGTTCCGGATTATGTTTTAGTTCGGACAGTCGCACCAACAACGGCAACGGTCGTTAACTTGAAGCAAGTCACGGGTCAACTCCAGCAGCCAGTTGAGGTGCTGACATTCGTGTACAAGCAGGTGGATACGGGCACAACGAATCCTGGTACGCCGACGGGACCAACTGGCCCAACGACACCAACGAACCCTGTTGGCCCCACAACGCCAACTACGCCAGTGACACCAACAACACCAGTGACACCGACAACGCCCATCACGCCAACGACGCCAGTAACACCGGCACATCCCGTAGCACCAACGACGCCAAGCAAACCAGTTACGCCGGATCACGGCGGCCTGCCAGCAACGGGTGGCAAACTGACGCGCCAGCACGAGGCGAGTGATCAGCCACAACAGACCGCGCCAGTACGTGAAGCGGAGTTGGCGGAAAATCGCGGGAATGTGTTGACGGCCAAGCAACCTCAGCACACGCAACAAGCTGAATTGCCACAAACCGGCGATGCCAGTCAGTCAGGGTTAGTTGCCCTTGGATTAGCAATGGTTGGTAGCTTGTTCGGCTTTGCTGGTATGCGCAAGCGTCATAACTAA
- a CDS encoding methionine ABC transporter ATP-binding protein, whose translation MSAETVVSFKDVDVVFKEKKKEAVHAVDHVSLDVQRGDIYGIVGYSGAGKSTLVRIINLLQRPTSGSVTVLGDDMASLSAGQLRDKRRKIGMIFQHFNLMGSRTIADNIGFPLRGIKSKAEIKAKVDELLDLVGLSDRADAYPAELSGGQKQRVGIARALASDPELLISDEATSALDPKTTASILNLLKELNEKLGLTIVLITHQMEAVKQICSRVAVMDGGAVIERGSLLDIFAHPQQQLTKDFIDTTMQLDATLDTIAKQPAVQHLSDTERLIRLTYLGDTTDQPIIATLLREYHVVANILFADIQSLQDTPFGNLIIIVTGDSDNIDAALKYLSDSGVNVQPVTIPGGAK comes from the coding sequence ATGAGTGCTGAAACAGTCGTGAGTTTTAAAGACGTCGATGTCGTCTTTAAAGAGAAAAAGAAGGAGGCCGTTCACGCGGTCGACCACGTCAGTCTTGACGTCCAGCGCGGCGATATCTACGGGATTGTCGGGTATTCCGGTGCGGGGAAGTCGACCCTGGTGCGGATTATCAATTTGCTCCAGCGGCCAACGAGTGGCAGCGTGACCGTTCTCGGGGATGATATGGCGTCACTTTCCGCGGGGCAGTTGCGTGACAAGCGCCGCAAGATTGGGATGATTTTCCAGCATTTTAACCTGATGGGTAGTCGCACGATTGCCGATAACATTGGGTTCCCACTGCGCGGGATTAAGTCCAAGGCCGAAATTAAGGCTAAGGTCGATGAATTGCTGGACCTGGTTGGCCTGTCCGACCGTGCCGATGCTTACCCTGCAGAACTTTCTGGTGGGCAAAAGCAGCGTGTCGGGATTGCCCGGGCGTTGGCATCTGACCCTGAGTTGCTCATTTCTGATGAAGCGACCAGTGCGCTCGACCCGAAGACGACCGCTTCGATTCTGAACCTATTGAAGGAACTGAACGAGAAGCTGGGCCTGACCATTGTGCTCATCACCCACCAAATGGAAGCCGTGAAGCAGATTTGCTCACGTGTTGCCGTGATGGATGGCGGGGCCGTGATTGAGCGTGGTAGCCTGCTGGACATCTTTGCCCACCCCCAGCAGCAGCTCACCAAGGACTTCATCGATACGACCATGCAACTGGATGCGACGCTGGATACGATTGCTAAGCAGCCGGCGGTACAGCACTTGTCAGACACGGAACGCCTGATTCGCTTGACCTACTTGGGCGACACCACGGATCAGCCAATCATCGCGACCCTATTGCGAGAGTACCATGTCGTGGCGAACATCTTGTTTGCAGATATTCAGAGCTTGCAGGATACGCCGTTTGGTAATCTGATTATCATCGTGACTGGTGATAGCGACAATATCGATGCGGCGCTGAAGTACTTGAGTGACAGTGGTGTCAACGTTCAACCCGTCACCATTCCAGGAGGTGCGAAATAA
- a CDS encoding DUF2969 family protein, whose product MTKERKINISMDTVKRNGRDVSVLNIGKKEIGYIEPDGVKFNAVAVDTDLSQDFKTEDEAVNFLIANYHLHQA is encoded by the coding sequence ATGACGAAAGAACGCAAAATTAATATCAGCATGGACACCGTCAAGCGCAATGGCCGCGACGTTTCCGTGCTCAACATTGGCAAGAAGGAAATTGGCTACATCGAACCCGATGGCGTGAAGTTTAACGCCGTTGCCGTCGACACCGATTTATCCCAGGACTTCAAGACTGAGGACGAAGCGGTTAACTTCCTGATTGCAAACTATCATTTGCATCAGGCATAG
- a CDS encoding MetQ/NlpA family ABC transporter substrate-binding protein gives MKKKSIALIGAALLSTVLLAACGSKSSQPKDTNVKLGVIGSDADVWKPVAQRLKKQHINLQLVQFTDYNKPNQAVLDSDLDINAFQHYDFLHNWEKAHKDNKLTAIGNTYIGPLRVYSNKVKNIKDLKKGDTVALPNDPTNEGRALILLETAGLIKLDDSKSQPTTRDIKDNKKDLKFSPVDASQTARSLTSATASVVNNDMALNAKLKPSEAIYVEKINDKSKPWVNIIVTKKSEKNNKVYKKIVKAYQTAATKKEIKKVYDGSTIAAWDHKF, from the coding sequence ATGAAGAAGAAGTCAATTGCACTTATTGGAGCCGCACTCCTATCAACCGTCTTGCTTGCCGCTTGTGGTAGCAAGTCCAGCCAGCCAAAGGACACCAACGTAAAACTTGGGGTCATTGGTTCTGACGCCGATGTTTGGAAACCTGTCGCACAGCGTCTGAAGAAGCAGCACATCAACCTGCAGCTCGTCCAGTTCACTGATTACAACAAGCCTAACCAGGCCGTGCTCGACAGTGACCTCGACATCAACGCGTTCCAGCACTACGATTTCCTGCACAACTGGGAAAAGGCCCACAAGGACAACAAGCTGACCGCTATCGGTAACACTTACATCGGCCCACTGCGCGTCTACTCCAACAAGGTTAAGAACATCAAGGACCTGAAGAAGGGCGATACCGTTGCACTGCCAAACGACCCAACCAATGAGGGCCGCGCACTGATTCTCCTTGAGACCGCTGGCCTGATCAAGCTCGACGATTCAAAGTCCCAGCCAACGACCCGCGACATCAAGGACAACAAGAAGGATCTGAAGTTCAGCCCCGTTGATGCTTCTCAGACTGCACGTAGCCTGACCAGTGCTACCGCCTCCGTTGTGAACAACGACATGGCACTGAACGCGAAGCTCAAGCCATCCGAGGCCATCTACGTTGAAAAGATCAACGACAAGAGCAAGCCTTGGGTTAACATCATCGTGACCAAGAAGTCTGAAAAGAACAACAAGGTCTACAAGAAGATCGTGAAGGCTTACCAGACTGCCGCAACAAAGAAGGAAATTAAGAAGGTTTACGACGGTTCTACCATTGCCGCCTGGGACCACAAGTTTTAA